The DNA sequence GACGCGGAGCCCGGCGCCCCACAGCACCTGGTAGTCGCCGAGCAGGACGTCGAGCCCGCGCGCCTCCAGCATCAGCGCCCGCCCCTCAGGCCCGCCACGCCTCACCGAGGTACGCGTCGATGACCCGCCGGTCTTGCGTGATCTCCGCCGGCGGGCCGTCGGCGATGATCTCGCCGAGCTGGAGCGCCACGATGCGCTGGGCGATGTCCATGATGACGCGCATGTTGTGCTCGATGACGATCAGGCCGATTCCCCGCGCGTGCAGGTCGCGCACGAGGGCCACCAGCCCCGGGATGGCGCCGGCGTCGACGCCGCCGGTCACCTCGTCGAGCAGCAGCAGCCGCGGCCGTGTGGCCAGCGCGCGCGCCAGCTCGAGGCGCTTGCGCTGCCCGGTGGACAGGCCGCGCGCCTGCACGGCGACGCGGTCGCCGAGGCCGACGCTGGCCAGCGCGGCGCTGGCGGCGGCGCGGGCCTCGGCGACGTCGGCCGTGTTGAGGAACGCCCCGATCATCACGTTCTCGAGCGCGGTCATCTCGTGGAACGGGCGCAGCTTCTGGAACGTGCGGCCGAGGCCGAGCCGGCAGATCTGGTCCGGCCGGAGTCCGGTGGCGTCGCGGCCGTCGATCCGGACGGTGCCGGCATCCGGACGGGTGAAGCCGGTGATCAGGTCGAACAGGGTCGACTTGCCGGCGCCGTTGGGTCCGATCACGCCGACCAGCTCGCCCGGGCTCACGCTGAAGGACACGTCCCGGTTCGCGACGACGCCACCGAACCGCTTGGTGAGGCCCCTGACCACGAGCAGCGGCGCGCTCACGCGGCGGACTCCCGGCGCGCGTCGCGCCGGGCCGCCACCGCCCGCCGGCCCCGCAGCTGTCGCATCAGGCCCATCAGGCCGGCCGGCTGGAACACCGCGATCGCCATGATGAGCGCGCCGTAGATGAGCAGGTCCAGCGCCTTCCCGGTCCCGCCGAGGAGCACCCGGGTGCCCTCGGAGAGGGGGACGAGGACCACGGCGCCCAGCAGCGGCCCCCACAGGCTGCCGACGCCGCCCATCACCGCCACGAGGCAGATGAGGATCGACAGCGACAGCGGAAAGACCGACTCCGGGTCGATGAAGAGCACGTACTGCGCCCAGAAGGTGCCGCCCAGCGCGGTCAGCGCCGCCGACGCCGCCATCGCCGCGTGCTTCTCGCGGGCGACCCGCACCCCGAGGCTCGCCGCCGCGTCCTGGTCCTCCTTGATGGCGCGGAAGTAGTAGCCCCGGCGCGAGCGCTCGATCCACCGGGTCGCCCCGAGCGCCAGCGCCAGGAGCCCGAGGGCCAGGTAGTAGTAGACGGCCTTGGAGTCGTGGAACTGGAGGTTCAGCAGGCTGTCCGGGCGCTTGATCGGCACGAACAGCCCGCGCGCGCCGCCGACCAGGTCCCAGTTGAGGACGGCGGTCTGCACGATCTCGCCGAATCCGATGGTGGCGATGGCGAAGTAGTGGCCGCGGAGCCGGAAGACGGGGTAGCCGATGGCCTGCGAGACGACGACCGCCAGCGCGGCCCCGACGAGCATGCCCAGCCACGGCGTGAGCGCGGCCTCCCGCACCAGGAACGTGGACGTGTAGGCGCCGATGCCGAAGTAGACGGCGTGGCCGAGCGAGATCTGCCCGCAGTAGCCGGCCAGGATGTTCCAGGCGGTCGCCAGCGCGCCGTAGAGGAAGATCATGATCATGACGTGACGCGGGAAGGGCCGGGCGAACACGAGCGGGAAGGCGAGGACGGCCAGGAGCAGCAGGGCCGCCGCCGCGCGCCTCAAAACCGCCCGAAGAGCCCCTGGGGCCGCCAGAGCACGACCGCCAGGTAGAGCGCGAAGACCACGGAGTACTTGAACGCGGGCGGGATCAGCAGTCCCGCCAGCGCCTCGACGAGGCCCACGACGATGCCGGCGGCGAGCGTGCCCGGCACGTTGCCGAAGCCGCCGAGGGCCACGGTCACGTAGGCCAGGAGCGCGAAGGGGCCCCCGACGTCCGGGTAGATGTAGAAGAACGTCGCGAGCAGCGCGCCCGCCACGCCGACGCAGGCGCCGCCGATCACCCAGCCGAGCGCGAACATGCGCTGGGTGTCGATGCCCATGAGCGACGCGGCCTGACGGTCCTGCGCCGTCGCCGTGAGGGCCAGCCCGGTCTCCGAGCGGGAGAGGAAGAGGTAGAGGGCCAGGAAGGCCCCGAGCGCGACCACGCTGGCGCCGACCTGCGGCAGGCCGAGGAACAGCCCGCCGAGCGACAGCCGGCCCGCCAGCCAGGGGTCCTGGACGGTGAGGAAATCGACGCCGAACGCGAACTGCGCGCCGTTGCGCAGGAAGACGGCGAGGCCGAACGTCGCGAAGATCTGGGCGAGCATCGGCGCCGCCAGCACGCGCCGGATCAGGCCGTGGTAGGTCAGCCAGCCGACGGCGCCCAGCACCGCGGCCGCCACCGGCGCCCCGACGACGGGGTCCAGCCCGGCCAGCGACCACGCGAAGAACGCGACGTACATGGCCAGCATCAGGAACTCGCCGTGGGCGAAGTTGACGAGCTCCATCAGCCCGAAGATGAGCGACAGGCCGGCGGCGACGAGGGCGTACACGCACCCCATGAGCACGCCCCCGATCGCCGCCTGGACGAAGATCTCGGCGGTCAGGCTACTTGCGGTCCTTCCACGCGGGGATCGGGTAGAGCACGTCCTTGGTGGCGAGCTCGAAGGGATAGACCGTGTGCCACTTCAGGCCCTGCAGCTGGATGATGATCCCCTTGACGTGGACGTTCTGGCCCGTCTCGTCGAACTTGATGCCGTCCCAGGTCATGACGAGCTGGTCGCCGGGAATGTTGGTGGCGACCAGCGCCTTGCGAATCGCCTCCGGATCGGTCGAGCCCGCGCGGTTGATCGCGTCCAGCAGCGTGAACATGCCCGTGACCGAGCGCGCCGGGTTGTCGTAGAAGTCCTTGCCGTGGCGCTGCTGGTAGAGCGTGGCGATCGCCTTGGCCGCCGGCCGCCGGTCGACGAGGTCGGTGTTGAACGGGGCCCGCGACATCGTGCCCTCGGCGTCCTTGCCGACCGCGCTGACGAAGTCGGGGGCCATGTGGCCGGCGTTCTGCGCCATGATCATCTTGGGGTTGTAGTCCAGCTCCTTGCTGTGGCGCACGAAGAGGATGGCGTCGGTGTGGTAGGACGTCGGCAGCCAGATGTCGGCGTTGGCGGCCTTCAGCCGCTGGACCTCGGCCTGCAGCGACGTCGCCCGGGCGCGGTACTGCATGTCGAGCGCGATCTCGTAGCCGTATTTCTTGGCCAGCTCGCGCTGGACCTTGGCGCTGTCGGAGCCGAACAGCGTGTCCTCGTTCGTGATCGCGACGCTCCTGAGCGAGATCCCGCGCTTCTTCTGGAAGTCGCGGAAGAAATCGAACATGGCCTGGGTGAAGTGCTCGTCGTGGGGCGAGGTGCGGAAGAACCACTTGAAGCCGCGCTTGGTCAGCCCCGGGGAGGACGACTGACCGTTGACGTGCGGGATGCCGTAGCGCTCGGCCACCTGGCTCACGGTGGCGGTGACCGAGGAGTGCCACGAGCCGTAGAGCGCGTGGACCTTCTCCTGCGTCACGAGCCGCTCGGCCTCGGCCTGACCGACCTCGGGCTTGCCCTGGTGATCCGCGAAGATCAGCCTGACCTTCGCGCCCTTGAGGCCGGGCATGCCCTTCAGGCGCTGATAGAGCGGCAGCGGGATATCGACGTCGCCGTTGGCGACGTCGCGGGCGATCTCGTTCACCACCTTGTTCTCGAGCCCGGTCAGGGCGGCCGGCCCCGACAGCGGATAGATCACGCCGATGACGACCTCCTTGGGCTGGGCGGCGGCCTGGGAGACGAACAGCCCGAGGACCATTGCGAGCGAAAGGACCGGCAGGAAACTCATGGCAAGCTCCTCTTCGACCGAGCGGGTGGGTCGCGGCGGATTCTATTGGCGCGCCGCAGCAAGTGTCAAGGACCGATCACGTGTTGCGACCGCACCTTCGCCCCGGCGTGGCTCACGGCGTGGTCAGGTCGCGATAGTGCTCGGGCCGGCGGTCGCGCGGGAACGGCATCCGCGTGCGCGCCTCGGTCACGTCCTCCAGATCGATCTCGGCCAGCACCACCTCGTCGCCGTCGGTCTTGGCCCGGGCCACGACCTCGCCGCCGAGCGGGGTGATCACGACCGAGTCGCCGACGTAGGGCAGGCCGTCCTCGACGCCCGCCTTGCCGACGCCGACGTGGAAGAACCCGTTCTCGTACGCGCGCAGCCGCAGGGTCGTCTCCCAGATGTCGCTCTGCCAGACCGTCCCCACGACCGGCATGTTGGTCGGGGTGAACACCAGCTCGGCGCCCCGCAGGGCGAGGATCCGGTAGCCCTCCGGGAAGTTGCGATCGTGGCAGATCTGGATGCCGATCCGGGCCCCCGCCACGTCGAAGACCGGGAAGCCGAGGTTGCCGGGGGTGAAGTACAGGCGCTCGTAGGTGAAGGCGCCCCGATCCCGGTGAGGGAACGATCCGGGCAGGTGCATCTTGCGGTAGCGGCCCACGATCTCGCCGCGGGCATCGATGACCACCGCGGTGTTGTAGAGCGTGATCCCGTCGCGTTCGGCCAGCGGCAGGATGACCGCGATCCGGTGGCGGGCGGCCGTCTCCTGGATCGGCCGCGTCGCCGGCCCCGGGACCTCGTCGAACATGCGCGCGTGGTCGCGCGTGTTCCAGTGGCCGAAGTACTTGGTGAGGCTGAGCTCGGGCAGGCAGATGATCGCCGCGCCCGAGCCGGCCGCCGCATCGACCGCCCGTAGGACGGCCTCGACGTTGGCCGCCTTGTGGTCCGAGGCGGGACCGAGCTG is a window from the Candidatus Methylomirabilota bacterium genome containing:
- a CDS encoding ABC transporter ATP-binding protein, encoding MSAPLLVVRGLTKRFGGVVANRDVSFSVSPGELVGVIGPNGAGKSTLFDLITGFTRPDAGTVRIDGRDATGLRPDQICRLGLGRTFQKLRPFHEMTALENVMIGAFLNTADVAEARAAASAALASVGLGDRVAVQARGLSTGQRKRLELARALATRPRLLLLDEVTGGVDAGAIPGLVALVRDLHARGIGLIVIEHNMRVIMDIAQRIVALQLGEIIADGPPAEITQDRRVIDAYLGEAWRA
- a CDS encoding branched-chain amino acid ABC transporter permease; the protein is MRRAAAALLLLAVLAFPLVFARPFPRHVMIMIFLYGALATAWNILAGYCGQISLGHAVYFGIGAYTSTFLVREAALTPWLGMLVGAALAVVVSQAIGYPVFRLRGHYFAIATIGFGEIVQTAVLNWDLVGGARGLFVPIKRPDSLLNLQFHDSKAVYYYLALGLLALALGATRWIERSRRGYYFRAIKEDQDAAASLGVRVAREKHAAMAASAALTALGGTFWAQYVLFIDPESVFPLSLSILICLVAVMGGVGSLWGPLLGAVVLVPLSEGTRVLLGGTGKALDLLIYGALIMAIAVFQPAGLMGLMRQLRGRRAVAARRDARRESAA
- a CDS encoding branched-chain amino acid ABC transporter permease, coding for MGCVYALVAAGLSLIFGLMELVNFAHGEFLMLAMYVAFFAWSLAGLDPVVGAPVAAAVLGAVGWLTYHGLIRRVLAAPMLAQIFATFGLAVFLRNGAQFAFGVDFLTVQDPWLAGRLSLGGLFLGLPQVGASVVALGAFLALYLFLSRSETGLALTATAQDRQAASLMGIDTQRMFALGWVIGGACVGVAGALLATFFYIYPDVGGPFALLAYVTVALGGFGNVPGTLAAGIVVGLVEALAGLLIPPAFKYSVVFALYLAVVLWRPQGLFGRF
- a CDS encoding ABC transporter substrate-binding protein, which produces MSFLPVLSLAMVLGLFVSQAAAQPKEVVIGVIYPLSGPAALTGLENKVVNEIARDVANGDVDIPLPLYQRLKGMPGLKGAKVRLIFADHQGKPEVGQAEAERLVTQEKVHALYGSWHSSVTATVSQVAERYGIPHVNGQSSSPGLTKRGFKWFFRTSPHDEHFTQAMFDFFRDFQKKRGISLRSVAITNEDTLFGSDSAKVQRELAKKYGYEIALDMQYRARATSLQAEVQRLKAANADIWLPTSYHTDAILFVRHSKELDYNPKMIMAQNAGHMAPDFVSAVGKDAEGTMSRAPFNTDLVDRRPAAKAIATLYQQRHGKDFYDNPARSVTGMFTLLDAINRAGSTDPEAIRKALVATNIPGDQLVMTWDGIKFDETGQNVHVKGIIIQLQGLKWHTVYPFELATKDVLYPIPAWKDRK
- a CDS encoding carbon-nitrogen hydrolase family protein, which codes for MSRKLVVAAGQLGPASDHKAANVEAVLRAVDAAAGSGAAIICLPELSLTKYFGHWNTRDHARMFDEVPGPATRPIQETAARHRIAVILPLAERDGITLYNTAVVIDARGEIVGRYRKMHLPGSFPHRDRGAFTYERLYFTPGNLGFPVFDVAGARIGIQICHDRNFPEGYRILALRGAELVFTPTNMPVVGTVWQSDIWETTLRLRAYENGFFHVGVGKAGVEDGLPYVGDSVVITPLGGEVVARAKTDGDEVVLAEIDLEDVTEARTRMPFPRDRRPEHYRDLTTP